Proteins from a single region of Deltaproteobacteria bacterium:
- a CDS encoding DUF4832 domain-containing protein has product MGARPAALATCLVATGMVAGCHGLFGYRAVPAATDGGHTELDGQPEGGALRDGAMTDGVLDGGRDGGGPRPDARDGGALGLLVTFNPRVIPVSAPELANPFRGALAWYEDASLLPSGWPVLDSYARVTWRSLEPTENAYDFSAIESALQRVAARKGKLGLRVMAACTTCATSSAVPAYLMARMPGGTTTGAGQYVPDWNDPDFLARALALIQALAARYNTDARLGWIEPGFYGNWGSWFLFSLPGPTMTTANKYAIVDAAVAAFTGPRIIMSAGDKQALDYAMALSPRIGWRNDCAGESGLDDIWKNRPSIQGRWTSAPGIAAWCGAPAGRGYFAHGLTQVKDYHLAIVSGDTEPYTAYSAKEQAELQSALKAEGYRFVLRKLTLPAALQPGKSFEVRTEWSNVNVTPAYTRWQVELLFRPAGSTTVAWDLPLGVDLEKLLPTTNAAGVDTPVAYTTTVMWPAGALPAGNYEVALLVRDPAGYYAPLAVAIEGRRSDGSYPLGNVTLR; this is encoded by the coding sequence ATGGGGGCTCGACCCGCTGCGCTCGCGACCTGCCTCGTCGCGACAGGGATGGTGGCCGGCTGTCACGGCCTGTTCGGCTACCGCGCCGTGCCCGCTGCGACCGATGGCGGCCACACGGAGCTGGACGGCCAGCCCGAGGGGGGCGCGCTACGCGACGGCGCGATGACGGACGGCGTCCTCGACGGCGGGCGTGACGGCGGCGGTCCGCGCCCGGATGCGAGGGACGGCGGCGCGCTCGGGCTGCTCGTGACGTTCAACCCACGGGTCATCCCGGTCTCCGCCCCGGAGCTGGCCAACCCATTTCGCGGGGCCCTGGCCTGGTACGAGGACGCGTCGCTCTTGCCGTCGGGCTGGCCGGTGCTCGACAGCTACGCGCGCGTCACCTGGCGCAGCCTCGAGCCGACCGAGAACGCCTACGACTTCAGCGCCATCGAGTCCGCGCTGCAGCGGGTCGCCGCCCGTAAGGGGAAGCTCGGTCTGCGCGTGATGGCCGCGTGCACTACCTGCGCCACGAGCTCCGCCGTGCCGGCCTACCTGATGGCGCGCATGCCGGGCGGGACGACCACCGGGGCCGGACAGTACGTTCCCGACTGGAACGACCCGGACTTCCTCGCGCGAGCGCTCGCGCTCATTCAGGCCCTGGCTGCCCGCTACAACACCGACGCACGGCTCGGATGGATCGAGCCCGGCTTCTACGGCAACTGGGGGAGCTGGTTCCTCTTCTCGCTGCCCGGCCCGACGATGACGACGGCCAACAAGTACGCCATCGTCGACGCCGCCGTGGCCGCCTTCACCGGACCGCGCATCATCATGTCCGCGGGAGACAAGCAGGCGCTGGACTACGCCATGGCGCTCTCGCCGCGCATCGGGTGGCGCAACGACTGCGCCGGGGAGAGCGGCCTCGACGACATCTGGAAGAACCGACCGTCCATCCAGGGCCGCTGGACCTCGGCTCCGGGGATCGCGGCGTGGTGCGGAGCCCCGGCGGGGCGCGGCTACTTCGCGCATGGCCTGACCCAGGTGAAGGACTATCACCTGGCCATCGTCTCGGGAGACACGGAACCGTACACCGCGTACTCGGCGAAGGAGCAGGCCGAGCTGCAGAGCGCCCTGAAGGCCGAAGGCTACCGGTTCGTGCTCCGCAAGCTGACCCTGCCCGCGGCGCTCCAGCCCGGGAAGTCCTTCGAGGTGCGGACGGAGTGGTCCAACGTGAACGTCACGCCCGCGTACACGCGCTGGCAGGTCGAGCTGCTCTTCCGTCCCGCCGGGAGCACCACCGTGGCCTGGGACCTCCCGCTCGGCGTGGACCTCGAGAAGCTCCTGCCGACGACGAACGCCGCCGGGGTCGACACGCCCGTCGCGTACACCACGACAGTGATGTGGCCCGCCGGAGCCCTCCCGGCGGGGAACTACGAGGTCGCGCTGCTCGTTCGAGACCCGGCCGGGTACTACGCGCCGCTCGCCGTCGCGATCGAGGGGCGTCGCAGCGACGGCAGTTATCCCCTCGGCAACGTGACGCTTCGGTAG
- a CDS encoding peptidyl-prolyl cis-trans isomerase produces MTAARVRASHILLMYKGSARSSATRSKGEALQQITSLKQQLDGGAEFGDLARANSDCPSSDEGGDLGAFSRGMMVPPFEEAAFGLDVGGVSGVVETDFGYHIIKRTA; encoded by the coding sequence ATGACCGCCGCCCGGGTTCGCGCGTCCCACATTCTCTTGATGTACAAGGGCTCGGCCCGCTCCAGCGCCACGCGCTCGAAGGGCGAGGCCCTGCAGCAGATCACCTCGCTCAAGCAGCAGCTCGACGGCGGGGCCGAGTTCGGCGACCTGGCCCGCGCGAACTCGGACTGCCCCTCCTCCGACGAGGGCGGCGACCTCGGGGCCTTCAGCCGCGGGATGATGGTGCCTCCGTTCGAGGAGGCCGCCTTCGGCCTGGATGTCGGCGGAGTGAGCGGCGTGGTCGAGACCGACTTCGGCTACCACATCATCAAGCGCACCGCCTGA
- a CDS encoding HAD-IG family 5'-nucleotidase, with translation MTRDLSALSHVPRERGVFCNRTLNLRSIKAIGYDMDYTLIDYHVEAWERRAYEHLRRKLVAYGWPVGDLEFDPTLIQRGLILDIEHGNLLKANRFGYVKRAYHGTQPLDFDEQRQVYSRIIVDLSEPRWVFLNTLFSLSEACMYAQLVDLLDQGKIAQGHISGVLGYADLYKRVRKSLDLAHMEGQLKADILAEPETFIQLDSDTPLALLDQRHAGKKLLLITNSEWEYTRAVMRYCFDRFLPGGMTWRDLFDVLIVSARKPAFFSSRMPLFEVVSEDGLLRPAMPGLTDRGIFLGGDATQVEEYLGLSGDQILYVGDHIFVDVQISKNVLRWRTALVVRELEQEVRAMEHFRDHEGQLTALMAEKEQREGLLCHLRLLLQRAQGHYGPPPTITPEALHAEIQSLRAEVEALDDQIAPLAIRAGDLSNHRWGLLMRAGNDKSYMARQLERHADVYTSRVSNFVFQTPFAFIRSHRGSLPHDGTEG, from the coding sequence ATGACGCGAGACCTGAGCGCGCTATCCCACGTCCCGAGGGAGCGCGGAGTCTTCTGCAACCGCACCCTGAACCTCCGGTCGATCAAGGCCATCGGCTACGACATGGACTACACGCTCATCGACTACCACGTCGAGGCGTGGGAGCGACGGGCCTACGAGCACCTGCGACGCAAGCTCGTGGCCTACGGGTGGCCCGTCGGCGACCTCGAGTTCGACCCGACTCTCATCCAGCGTGGGCTGATCCTGGACATCGAGCACGGCAACCTGCTCAAGGCCAACCGCTTCGGCTACGTCAAGCGGGCCTACCACGGCACGCAGCCGCTCGACTTCGACGAGCAGCGCCAAGTCTACTCGCGCATCATCGTGGATCTGTCCGAGCCGCGATGGGTCTTCCTGAACACGCTCTTCTCGCTCTCCGAAGCGTGCATGTACGCGCAGCTGGTGGACCTGCTCGACCAGGGGAAGATCGCCCAGGGGCACATCAGCGGCGTGCTGGGCTACGCGGACCTCTACAAGCGCGTCCGCAAGTCGCTCGACCTCGCGCACATGGAGGGACAGCTCAAGGCCGACATCCTCGCCGAGCCGGAGACCTTCATCCAGCTCGACTCGGACACCCCGCTCGCCCTGCTCGATCAACGGCACGCGGGCAAGAAGCTCCTGCTCATCACCAACTCGGAGTGGGAGTACACGCGCGCGGTGATGCGGTACTGCTTCGACCGCTTCCTCCCCGGGGGGATGACCTGGCGCGATCTCTTCGACGTGCTGATCGTCTCGGCGCGCAAGCCGGCCTTCTTCTCGAGCCGCATGCCGCTGTTCGAGGTGGTGAGCGAGGATGGACTCCTCCGGCCTGCGATGCCGGGCCTGACCGACCGCGGGATCTTTCTCGGCGGCGACGCCACGCAGGTCGAGGAGTACCTCGGCCTCTCGGGGGACCAGATCCTCTACGTGGGCGACCACATCTTCGTGGACGTGCAGATCAGCAAGAACGTGCTCCGCTGGCGCACCGCGCTCGTCGTGCGCGAGCTCGAGCAGGAGGTGCGGGCCATGGAGCACTTCCGCGACCACGAAGGGCAGCTAACCGCCCTGATGGCCGAGAAGGAACAGCGCGAGGGCTTGCTCTGTCACCTGCGCCTCCTCTTGCAGCGCGCGCAGGGGCACTACGGACCGCCGCCGACCATCACTCCCGAGGCGCTCCACGCCGAGATCCAGTCGCTGCGCGCCGAGGTCGAAGCCCTCGACGACCAGATCGCGCCGCTCGCGATCCGCGCCGGGGACCTGAGCAACCACCGCTGGGGGCTGCTGATGCGCGCCGGCAACGACAAGAGCTACATGGCCCGGCAGCTCGAGCGGCACGCGGACGTGTACACCTCGCGCGTCTCGAACTTCGTCTTTCAGACCCCATTCGCCTTCATCCGGTCGCACCGCGGAAGCCTGCCGCACGACGGCACGGAGGGCTGA
- a CDS encoding GTPase gives MNESRVLILGAAGRDFHNFNVYFRDNPGYRVMGFTATQIPGIDGRRYPPELAGSRYPQGIPIEREDELPRLIREWKITQVVFAYSDVKHEHVMHLASQTLAAGADFRLLGVEHTMLQASVPVVAVCAVRTGCGKSQTSRYVAARLKAAGKRVVAVRHPMPYGDLTRQVVQRFASYEDLEAHDCTLEEREEYETHLESGTVVYAGVDYAQVLERAQTEADAIIWDGGNNDTPFFRPDLWIAVVDPLRPGHELTYHPGETNLIGAHLVLLNKATVARPEDRATVLGNIATRNPKAVVVQAESRLVFDEEAVRGKRVLVVEDGPTVTHGEMPFGAATVAAQKVGARIMEPRGSAVGSILAAYKSYPHLGLTVPAVGYSDEQLKDLEQTINGADCDAVLYATPIDLGRLLKLRKPAVRVRYELADLEGPTLGDQLDRFLHRMSPR, from the coding sequence ATGAACGAATCACGGGTGCTGATTCTCGGGGCGGCGGGACGAGACTTTCACAATTTCAACGTCTACTTCAGGGACAACCCGGGCTACCGGGTGATGGGCTTCACCGCGACCCAGATCCCGGGGATCGACGGGCGGCGGTATCCCCCCGAGCTCGCCGGGTCGCGCTACCCGCAGGGGATCCCCATCGAGCGCGAGGACGAGCTCCCCCGGCTGATCCGCGAGTGGAAGATCACCCAGGTGGTCTTCGCCTACTCCGACGTGAAGCACGAACACGTCATGCACCTCGCGTCGCAGACCCTCGCCGCGGGGGCCGACTTCCGCCTCCTCGGCGTCGAGCACACGATGCTCCAGGCCAGCGTGCCTGTGGTCGCCGTCTGCGCCGTGCGCACGGGGTGCGGCAAGAGCCAGACCTCGCGCTACGTAGCGGCCCGCCTCAAGGCCGCCGGCAAGCGCGTGGTCGCCGTCCGCCATCCGATGCCCTACGGCGACCTGACGCGCCAGGTGGTGCAGCGCTTCGCCAGCTACGAGGACCTCGAGGCGCACGACTGCACGCTCGAGGAGCGCGAGGAATACGAGACGCACCTCGAGAGCGGCACGGTGGTCTACGCGGGCGTGGACTACGCCCAGGTGCTCGAGCGAGCGCAGACCGAGGCCGACGCGATCATCTGGGACGGCGGCAACAACGACACGCCCTTCTTCCGCCCCGATCTATGGATCGCCGTGGTGGACCCGCTGCGCCCCGGACACGAGCTGACCTATCACCCCGGGGAGACGAACCTCATCGGCGCGCACCTCGTGCTGCTGAACAAGGCGACGGTGGCCCGGCCCGAGGACCGCGCCACGGTGCTCGGCAACATCGCGACGCGCAACCCGAAGGCGGTCGTCGTGCAGGCCGAGAGTCGCTTGGTCTTCGACGAGGAGGCGGTCCGGGGCAAGCGCGTGCTGGTGGTGGAGGACGGGCCCACGGTGACACACGGCGAGATGCCTTTCGGCGCGGCCACCGTCGCCGCGCAGAAGGTGGGCGCGCGCATCATGGAGCCGCGCGGCAGCGCGGTGGGGTCGATCCTGGCGGCCTACAAGAGCTACCCGCACCTCGGCCTCACGGTGCCGGCCGTCGGCTACTCGGACGAGCAGCTCAAGGACCTCGAGCAGACCATCAACGGTGCCGACTGCGACGCCGTGCTCTACGCCACCCCCATCGACCTCGGCCGCCTGCTCAAGCTGCGCAAGCCTGCGGTGCGCGTGCGCTACGAGCTGGCGGACCTCGAAGGACCCACGCTCGGCGACCAGCTCGACCGTTTCCTGCACCGCATGTCCCCGCGCTGA